In Rhinopithecus roxellana isolate Shanxi Qingling chromosome 4, ASM756505v1, whole genome shotgun sequence, a single genomic region encodes these proteins:
- the LOC104676767 gene encoding LOW QUALITY PROTEIN: olfactory receptor 2H2 (The sequence of the model RefSeq protein was modified relative to this genomic sequence to represent the inferred CDS: deleted 1 base in 1 codon), translating into MVNQSSPMGFLLLGFSKHPALERTLFMVVFTSYLLTLVGNTLIILLSVLDPSLHSPMYFFLSNLSFLDLCFTTSCVPQMLVNLWGPKKTISFLGCSVQLFIFLSLGTTECILLTVMAFDRYVAVCQPLHYATIIHPLLCWQLASVAWVIGLVESVVQIPSTLRLPFCPHRQVDDFVCEVPALIRLSCGDTSYNEIQMAVASVFILVVPLSLILVSYGAITRAVLRINSAKGRRKAFETCSSHLTVVTLFYSSVIAVYLQPKNPYAQERGKFFGLFYAVGTPLLNPLIYTLRNKEVTRAFRRLLGKEMGPTQS; encoded by the exons ATGGTTAACCAAAGCTCCCCCATGGGCTTCCTCCTTCTGGGCTTCTCTAAACACCCAGCACTGGAAAGGACTCTCTTCATGGTTGTCTTCACTTCCTACCTCCTAACCCTGGTGGGCAACACACTCATCATCCTGCTGTCTGTGCTGGACCCCAGTCTCCACTCTCCAATGTACTTTTTCCTCTCCAACCTCTCCTTCTTGGACCTCTGCTTCACCACGAGTTGTGTCCCCCAAATGCTGGTTAACCTCTGGGGCCCAAAGAAGACCATCAGCTTCCTGGGCTGCTCTGTTCAGCTCTTCATCTTCCTGTCCCTGGGGACCACTGAGTGCATCCTCTTGACAGTGATGGCTTTTGATCGCTACGTGGCTGTCTGCCAGCCTCTCCACTATGCCACCATCATCCACCCCCTCCTGTGCTGGCAGCTGGCATCTGTGGCCTGGGTCATTGGGCTGGTGGAATCAGTGGTCCAGATACCATCCACCCTGCGCCTG CCCTTCTGCCCCCATCGGCAGGTGGATGATTTTGTCTGTGAGGTCCCAGCTCTAATTCGACTATCCTGTGGGGACACCTCCTACAATGAGATCCAGATGGCTGTTGCCAGTGTCTTCATCTTGGTTGTGCCTCTCAGCCTCATCCTTGTCTCTTATGGAGCCATTACCCGGGCAGTGTTGAGGATTAACTCTGCAAAAGGGCGGAGGAAAGCTTTTGAGACCTGCTCCTCCCATCTCACTGTGGTCACCCTCTTCTACAGCTCAGTCATTGCTGTTTACCTCCAGCCCAAAAATCCCTATGCCCAAGAGAGGGGCAAGTTCTTTGGTCTCTTCTATGCAGTGGGCACTCCTTTACTTAACCCTCTCATATACACCCTGAGGAACAAGGAGGTAACCAGGGCATTCAGGAGATTGCTGGGGAAGGAAATGGGGCCCACACAAAGCTAA